GAATCGTCCCCGGGTTTTCAACTACATAGTCCCCGGGCCGAGCGATCCAGTCATACCTATTCCATCAGCAGCAACCCCTATGTCAGGACGAGGAGAAAAGATACTCTTTATAATTCCACTCCCCCTTCACCGTAACAGCAGTCACACTCCCCCGATGTCGATGCTTTCCCAGCCATGTATCCTCCTTTGCGCGGAGAACAATAACAAATGTTCCTGTACGTGTTTCAAAGCGCAACGGCTTGATTTCGAGATTGTTGACCCATGGATGCCAGAGGGTGTCACTTTCGCCGTTGATGTACACGTCTGGGGAGCTGTAGTTGTCGGCGAGGTGGAGTTCGGATTTTTCGAGGGGGGTGAGTTTGGACGTGGGGTTGTCGAAGAGGTTGCTGCTTTTTTTCTGAGTCTCGGGCATTTTGAATTGGTAGTTAGCTGACGGAGGCGTTGAAATGCGGTATTTATAGTAGTCGGATGGTGTGTGTTACTACCCCGGATCTTTTCGTGTCGGTGACTTTGATGGAGCTGGGGTAGTATAGACGGCTAGAGACATCACGAACCCTGATCTTGTGTCACTTATTAGTGACCACAACCGAGACTATGCATGAAAATCACATCATCACACTGACTCAACCCTAACATTCCGTGACAAACTACTTTGCATCGACAACCATCTGCGTCTGCGCCGGACTACTAGACCTACCCTCAACAAAACCCATCTTAAACAAACCCCAATCGCCAATCTCTTCTTCCACAAACATACCCCTATCCAATCCCACTCCCTCCACCTCCTCTCCAACCCTCAACCTCATCCCCGGAATCCAGTTTATCACATACAGCAATACCACCGATGCCACAAACGCATAACCCGAAATCGCACACACCTCCACCAACTGCCGCCCAACCTGCACGCCAACCCCATCAATCG
This region of Aspergillus chevalieri M1 DNA, chromosome 4, nearly complete sequence genomic DNA includes:
- a CDS encoding 2,4'-dihydroxyacetophenone dioxygenase family protein (COG:S;~EggNog:ENOG410PVUW;~InterPro:IPR014710,IPR011051,IPR025979;~PFAM:PF12973); the protein is MPETQKKSSNLFDNPTSKLTPLEKSELHLADNYSSPDVYINGESDTLWHPWVNNLEIKPLRFETRTGTFVIVLRAKEDTWLGKHRHRGSVTAVTVKGEWNYKEYDWIARPGDYVVENPGTIHTLHMGKGAEVVFTITGSLEYFHDDDSLKNTMDLFSYAHLYYEYCRERGIKPNDGLWY